A region of Paraburkholderia sp. BL23I1N1 DNA encodes the following proteins:
- the erpA gene encoding iron-sulfur cluster insertion protein ErpA, which yields MNAVTDTPVTEMPAPFVFTDAAADKVKQLIEEEGNADLKLRVFVQGGGCSGFQYGFTFDEAVNEDDTVMNKSGVQLLIDSMSYQYLVGAEIDYKDDINGAQFVIKNPNATTTCGCGSSFSV from the coding sequence ATGAACGCAGTCACCGATACACCCGTGACCGAGATGCCCGCCCCCTTCGTTTTTACCGACGCAGCGGCTGACAAGGTCAAGCAACTGATCGAAGAAGAAGGCAATGCGGACCTCAAACTGCGCGTTTTCGTGCAGGGCGGCGGCTGCTCGGGCTTTCAGTACGGTTTTACGTTCGACGAAGCCGTCAACGAAGACGACACCGTCATGAACAAGAGCGGCGTCCAGCTGCTGATCGATTCGATGAGCTACCAGTATCTGGTCGGCGCTGAGATCGACTACAAGGACGACATCAACGGCGCGCAGTTCGTCATCAAGAACCCGAATGCTACGACCACCTGTGGTTGCGGCTCGTCGTTCTCGGTTTGA
- the ruvB gene encoding Holliday junction branch migration DNA helicase RuvB yields MIETDKLAAERIIAATPVSPNEEAFERALRPRQLEEYVGQEKVRGQLEIFIEAAKRRSESLDHVLLFGPPGLGKTTLAHIIAREMGVNLRQTSGPVLERAGDLAALLTNLEANDVLFIDEIHRLSPVVEEILYPALEDYQIDIMIGEGPAARSVKLDLQPFTLVGATTRAGMLTNPLRDRFGIVARLEFYNAEELARIVTRSASLLHAQIHPDGAFEIAKRARGTPRIANRLLRRVRDFAEVKADGNITAQVADAALKMLDVDAVGFDLMDRKLLEAILHKFDGGPVGVDNLAAAIGEERDTIEDVLEPYLIQQGFLQRTPRGRVATLLTYRHFGLATPDASSPITGLWDSAAT; encoded by the coding sequence ATGATCGAAACCGACAAACTTGCCGCCGAGCGCATCATCGCGGCCACGCCCGTCTCGCCGAACGAAGAAGCGTTCGAGCGCGCGCTGCGCCCGCGCCAGCTCGAAGAATATGTCGGGCAGGAAAAGGTGCGCGGTCAGCTGGAAATCTTCATCGAGGCCGCCAAGCGCCGCTCGGAATCGCTCGACCACGTGCTGCTGTTCGGGCCGCCGGGTCTCGGCAAGACCACGCTCGCGCACATCATCGCGCGGGAAATGGGTGTGAATCTGCGGCAAACGTCTGGTCCGGTGCTTGAACGCGCCGGCGACCTCGCCGCACTGCTAACCAACCTCGAAGCCAACGACGTCCTGTTCATCGACGAAATCCACCGGCTCTCGCCGGTCGTCGAAGAAATTCTGTATCCGGCGTTGGAGGATTATCAGATCGACATCATGATCGGCGAAGGGCCGGCCGCGCGCAGCGTGAAGCTGGATCTGCAGCCGTTCACGCTGGTTGGCGCAACCACCCGCGCGGGCATGCTGACCAATCCGTTACGCGATCGCTTCGGGATCGTTGCGCGGCTCGAGTTTTACAACGCAGAAGAACTGGCGCGCATCGTCACGCGTTCGGCGTCGTTGCTCCATGCGCAGATCCATCCGGACGGCGCGTTCGAAATCGCCAAGCGCGCGCGTGGCACGCCGCGGATCGCAAACCGGCTGCTGCGCCGCGTGCGCGATTTCGCCGAAGTGAAAGCAGACGGCAACATCACCGCGCAGGTGGCCGACGCCGCGCTCAAAATGCTCGACGTGGACGCGGTCGGCTTCGACCTGATGGACCGCAAGCTCCTCGAAGCGATCCTGCACAAGTTCGACGGCGGCCCGGTCGGCGTCGACAATCTGGCGGCGGCCATCGGCGAAGAACGCGACACGATCGAAGACGTGCTCGAACCGTATCTGATCCAGCAAGGCTTCCTGCAGCGCACGCCGCGCGGCCGCGTCGCTACTTTGCTCACGTACCGGCATTTCGGTCTCGCCACGCCGGACGCTTCGAGCCCCATCACCGGCCTGTGGGATTCGGCCGCGACCTGA
- the tyrS gene encoding tyrosine--tRNA ligase, whose protein sequence is MTTESTKPSPAFPITDEVRHALAVTKRGVDELLIEDEFAQKLAKSAATGVPLRIKLGLDPTAPDIHIGHTVVLNKMRQLQDLGHTVIFLIGDFTSLIGDPSGRNATRPPLTREQIESNAKTYFEQAALVLDRDKTEIRYNSEWSMPLGADGMIKLASRYTVARILEREDFTKRFQGGVPISIHEFLYPLMQGYDSVALNADLELGGTDQKFNLLVGRELQKQYGQEQQCILTMPLLEGLDGVEKMSKSKNNYIGISEKPTDMFGKLMSISDVLMWRYFELLSFRPMDEIAGFKKEIEAGRNPRDFKVMLGQEIVARFHSPADAERALEDFNHRAKGGVPDDIPGVTLAGAPLAIGQLLKQANLVPSTSEALRNIEQGGVKIDGTTVSDKGLKVEAGEYIVQVGKRRFARVTLTA, encoded by the coding sequence ATGACCACCGAGTCCACCAAGCCCAGCCCCGCCTTCCCGATCACCGACGAAGTCCGTCACGCGCTCGCCGTCACCAAGCGCGGTGTCGACGAACTGCTGATCGAAGACGAATTCGCGCAAAAGCTCGCGAAGAGTGCGGCGACAGGCGTGCCGCTGCGTATCAAGCTCGGCCTCGATCCGACCGCGCCCGACATTCACATCGGCCACACGGTCGTGCTGAACAAGATGCGCCAGTTGCAGGACCTGGGTCACACGGTGATTTTCCTGATCGGTGACTTCACCTCGCTGATTGGCGATCCGTCAGGCCGCAACGCCACGCGTCCGCCGCTCACGCGCGAGCAGATCGAATCGAACGCGAAAACGTATTTCGAGCAGGCCGCACTCGTGCTCGACCGCGACAAGACTGAAATCCGCTACAACAGCGAATGGTCGATGCCGCTCGGCGCCGACGGCATGATCAAGCTCGCCTCGCGCTACACGGTGGCGCGTATTCTCGAGCGCGAAGATTTCACCAAGCGCTTCCAGGGCGGCGTGCCGATCTCGATCCACGAATTCCTGTATCCCCTGATGCAAGGCTACGACTCGGTCGCGCTCAATGCCGACCTCGAGCTCGGCGGCACGGACCAGAAATTCAACCTGCTGGTGGGCCGTGAGCTGCAGAAGCAGTACGGTCAGGAACAGCAGTGCATCTTGACGATGCCGTTGCTCGAAGGCCTCGACGGCGTCGAAAAGATGTCGAAGTCGAAGAACAACTACATCGGTATCAGCGAAAAGCCGACGGACATGTTCGGCAAGCTGATGAGCATCTCCGACGTGCTGATGTGGCGTTATTTCGAATTGCTGTCGTTCCGTCCGATGGACGAAATCGCCGGCTTCAAAAAAGAGATCGAAGCGGGCCGCAATCCGCGCGATTTCAAGGTGATGCTCGGGCAGGAAATCGTCGCGCGATTCCACTCGCCAGCCGATGCCGAGCGCGCGCTCGAAGACTTCAATCATCGCGCGAAGGGCGGCGTGCCTGACGATATTCCGGGCGTGACCCTCGCGGGCGCACCGCTCGCAATCGGCCAGTTGCTCAAGCAGGCCAACCTCGTGCCGTCGACGAGCGAAGCATTGCGCAACATCGAGCAGGGCGGCGTGAAGATTGATGGCACGACCGTGTCGGACAAGGGCTTGAAGGTCGAAGCCGGCGAGTACATCGTGCAGGTCGGCAAGCGTCGTTTTGCGCGCGTCACGCTGACGGCTTGA
- a CDS encoding OsmC family protein, protein MECKVSWMGQDGMAFAAETGSGHLVTMDGAPEGGGRNLAPRPMEMVLLGTGGCTAYDVVMILKKSRQEIAGCSVTLKAERASEDPKVFTKIHFHFTVTGKNLNPATVERAINLSHDKYCSASIMIAKTAELTHSFDIVAG, encoded by the coding sequence ATGGAATGCAAAGTTAGCTGGATGGGGCAAGACGGGATGGCGTTTGCGGCCGAGACCGGCAGCGGTCATCTGGTCACGATGGACGGCGCGCCGGAAGGCGGCGGCCGCAATCTCGCGCCGCGTCCGATGGAAATGGTGCTGCTCGGCACGGGTGGCTGCACGGCGTACGACGTCGTGATGATCCTGAAGAAGAGCCGCCAGGAAATCGCCGGCTGCTCAGTGACGCTGAAGGCTGAGCGCGCCAGCGAGGATCCGAAAGTGTTCACCAAGATCCACTTTCATTTCACCGTGACGGGCAAAAATCTGAACCCGGCCACGGTGGAACGCGCGATCAATCTGTCGCACGACAAATACTGCTCGGCGTCGATCATGATCGCGAAGACCGCCGAGCTCACGCACTCGTTCGATATCGTCGCAGGTTGA
- the pyrC gene encoding dihydroorotase has product MTASNASLDSIDTIDSITLARPDDWHLHVRDGEMLAAVLPDTARQFGRAIIMPNLKPPVTTTAMAEAYRERIVAAIPAGAKFEPLMTLYLTDNTPPDEIRRARESGFVHGVKLYPAGATTNSDAGVTDIMKCAKTLEVMQETGMPLLVHGEVTDSSIDLFDREKVFIDRVMTPLRRAFPALKVVFEHITTKDAVDYIREAGVAPGLLGATITAHHLLYNRNAIFQGGIRPHYYCLPVLKRETHRVALVEAATSGNPRFFLGTDSAPHPKGLKEHACGCAGCYTALHALELYTEAFDKAGALDKLEGFASFFGADFYGLPRSEEKITLRREEWTLPAELPVGDTPVVPLRGGESIGWRLV; this is encoded by the coding sequence ATGACCGCTTCCAACGCCTCCCTCGATTCGATCGACACGATCGACAGCATCACGCTCGCCCGCCCGGACGACTGGCACCTGCACGTTCGCGACGGCGAGATGCTCGCTGCCGTGTTGCCGGACACCGCGCGCCAGTTCGGCCGCGCGATCATCATGCCTAACCTGAAGCCGCCGGTCACCACGACCGCGATGGCAGAGGCGTATCGCGAGCGTATCGTCGCCGCGATCCCGGCTGGGGCGAAGTTCGAACCGCTAATGACGCTGTACCTGACTGACAACACGCCGCCGGACGAAATCCGCCGCGCGCGCGAAAGCGGCTTCGTGCATGGCGTGAAGCTGTACCCGGCGGGGGCGACGACCAACTCGGACGCCGGCGTCACCGACATCATGAAGTGCGCCAAAACGCTCGAAGTGATGCAGGAAACCGGCATGCCGTTGCTGGTGCACGGTGAGGTGACGGATTCGTCGATCGACCTGTTCGACCGCGAGAAGGTGTTCATCGACCGCGTGATGACGCCGCTGCGCCGCGCGTTTCCGGCGCTGAAAGTGGTGTTCGAGCACATCACCACCAAAGATGCAGTCGACTACATCCGCGAAGCCGGCGTGGCGCCGGGGCTGCTGGGTGCGACGATCACCGCGCACCATCTGCTGTACAACCGCAACGCGATCTTCCAGGGTGGCATTCGCCCGCATTACTACTGCCTGCCGGTGTTGAAGCGCGAGACGCATCGCGTGGCGCTGGTCGAGGCGGCAACCTCGGGCAATCCGCGCTTCTTCCTCGGCACGGATAGCGCACCGCATCCGAAGGGCTTGAAGGAGCACGCGTGCGGCTGTGCGGGTTGCTACACGGCGCTGCACGCGCTCGAACTCTATACCGAAGCGTTCGACAAAGCCGGTGCGCTGGACAAGCTCGAAGGCTTCGCCAGCTTCTTCGGCGCGGATTTCTACGGCCTGCCGCGCAGCGAAGAGAAGATCACCCTGCGTCGCGAAGAATGGACGCTGCCGGCTGAATTGCCGGTCGGCGACACGCCGGTTGTGCCGCTGCGTGGCGGCGAGTCGATCGGTTGGCGCCTCGTCTGA
- a CDS encoding anhydro-N-acetylmuramic acid kinase, with translation MAQDPADGVYLGLMSGTSMDGVDGVAVRFAQGKPPVVLAEAFVGFAAGLRDALFALQQPGDNEIEREALAANALATRYTVCCHELLQGSRVPAAEVRAIGVHGQTVRHRPEKGYTRQINNPALLAEMMHIDVVADFRCRDVAAGGQGAPLVPAFHATVFGAKNETRVVCNLGGISNITILNATGGVRGFDCGPANALLDEWAQRHLGKPFDENGHFAAGGQVDRTLLNALLDEPFFSQQPPKSTGRDLFNPQWLDAKLQPFAALAPADVQATLVALTAVTVAREIERHASDAKAVYVCGGGARNPEILKALQQALEDSGVSGVPVMTTDALGVPPSQVEPLAFAWLAMRCMARLPGNLPAVTGATAERVLGAIYPR, from the coding sequence GTGGCGCAAGACCCCGCAGACGGCGTGTACTTGGGATTGATGTCCGGCACGAGCATGGACGGCGTGGACGGTGTGGCCGTCAGATTCGCCCAAGGGAAACCGCCGGTGGTGCTGGCCGAGGCGTTTGTCGGCTTCGCTGCCGGCTTACGCGATGCGCTGTTCGCGCTTCAGCAGCCGGGCGACAATGAAATCGAGCGCGAAGCGCTGGCCGCCAATGCGCTCGCCACGCGCTACACGGTGTGCTGCCACGAATTGCTGCAAGGCAGCCGCGTACCGGCCGCAGAAGTCCGTGCAATCGGCGTCCACGGCCAGACGGTGCGGCATCGGCCGGAAAAGGGTTACACGCGGCAGATCAACAACCCCGCGCTGCTCGCGGAAATGATGCATATCGACGTGGTCGCCGACTTCCGCTGCCGCGACGTCGCGGCCGGCGGCCAGGGCGCGCCGCTCGTACCGGCGTTTCACGCCACGGTGTTCGGCGCGAAAAACGAAACGCGGGTGGTCTGCAATCTCGGCGGCATCAGCAACATCACGATCCTGAACGCGACGGGCGGCGTGCGCGGGTTCGACTGCGGGCCGGCGAACGCGTTGCTCGACGAATGGGCACAGCGCCATCTCGGCAAGCCCTTCGACGAAAACGGCCATTTCGCCGCGGGCGGACAGGTCGATCGCACGTTGCTGAACGCGCTGCTCGACGAGCCCTTTTTCTCGCAGCAACCGCCGAAAAGTACCGGCCGCGACTTGTTCAACCCGCAATGGCTGGATGCGAAGCTGCAACCGTTCGCCGCCCTCGCCCCTGCGGACGTGCAAGCCACACTGGTCGCGCTGACCGCGGTTACGGTGGCTCGCGAAATCGAACGGCATGCGTCGGACGCCAAGGCGGTCTACGTGTGTGGCGGCGGTGCGCGCAATCCGGAGATTCTGAAGGCCCTGCAACAGGCGCTGGAGGACAGCGGCGTAAGCGGCGTGCCCGTGATGACAACCGACGCACTCGGCGTCCCGCCGAGCCAGGTCGAACCGCTAGCATTCGCCTGGCTTGCCATGCGTTGTATGGCGCGCCTGCCGGGCAATTTGCCGGCCGTCACCGGTGCCACTGCCGAGCGCGTACTCGGGGCCATCTACCCGCGCTAA
- the dtd gene encoding D-aminoacyl-tRNA deacylase: MIALIQRVRRAEVRVGERVTGAIEAGLLALVCAERRDTEAAADRLLAKVLGYRVFSDAAGKMNLSVQNLDGAGRAGGLLLVSQFTLAADTNSGLRPSFTPAAPPDEGKRLFDYFVSAARAKHPIVETGEFGADMQVSLVNDGPVTFWLQTNA; the protein is encoded by the coding sequence ATGATCGCGCTGATCCAGCGCGTACGGCGCGCAGAAGTGCGCGTGGGCGAGCGCGTGACCGGCGCGATCGAGGCGGGCCTGCTCGCGCTCGTGTGCGCCGAGCGCCGCGACACGGAAGCCGCTGCTGACCGGCTGCTCGCCAAGGTGCTCGGCTACCGGGTCTTCAGCGACGCGGCCGGCAAGATGAATCTCTCCGTACAGAATCTCGACGGTGCCGGGCGGGCAGGCGGCTTGCTGCTGGTTTCGCAGTTCACGTTGGCGGCTGACACCAACAGCGGCCTGCGCCCGAGCTTCACGCCCGCCGCGCCGCCCGATGAGGGCAAGCGGCTATTCGATTACTTCGTCTCGGCAGCGCGCGCGAAACATCCGATCGTCGAGACAGGCGAATTCGGCGCCGATATGCAGGTGTCGCTCGTCAACGACGGGCCGGTCACGTTCTGGCTGCAGACGAACGCTTGA
- the rplM gene encoding 50S ribosomal protein L13, translating into MKTFSAKAHEVTREWYVIDATDKVLGRVASEVAHRLRGKHKPEFTPHVDTGDFIIVINAGKLRVTGNKATDKKYYRHSGYPGGIYETTFGKMQERFPGRALEKAVKGMLPKGPLGYAMIKKLKVYAEATHPHSAQQPKALEI; encoded by the coding sequence ATGAAGACGTTTTCCGCAAAAGCCCATGAGGTTACGCGTGAATGGTACGTGATTGACGCGACGGATAAGGTTCTCGGGCGTGTCGCCAGCGAAGTGGCACACCGTCTTCGCGGCAAGCACAAGCCTGAATTCACTCCGCACGTCGACACCGGTGATTTCATCATCGTTATCAACGCCGGCAAGCTGCGTGTCACGGGCAACAAGGCTACTGACAAGAAGTACTACCGTCACTCGGGTTACCCGGGCGGTATTTATGAAACGACGTTCGGCAAGATGCAAGAACGCTTCCCGGGCCGTGCGCTCGAGAAAGCGGTCAAGGGCATGCTGCCGAAGGGCCCGCTCGGCTACGCGATGATCAAGAAGCTGAAGGTCTACGCTGAAGCAACGCATCCGCATTCGGCACAACAGCCGAAAGCGCTCGAGATCTAA
- the ruvC gene encoding crossover junction endodeoxyribonuclease RuvC, whose protein sequence is MRILGIDPGLRVTGFGVIDQTGHTLSYVASGVIKTADADLPSRLGTIFEGISTLIRQHSPDQSAIEKVFVNVNPQSTLLLGQARGAAICGLVAGGVPVAEYTALQLKQAVVGYGRATKEQMQQMVVRLLNLSGVPGTDAADALGMAICHAHGGTTLSTLGGIAPSLAKKGLRVRRGRLVG, encoded by the coding sequence ATGAGAATTCTCGGCATCGACCCCGGCTTGCGCGTCACCGGCTTTGGCGTCATCGATCAAACCGGACACACGCTCAGCTACGTCGCAAGCGGCGTGATCAAAACCGCCGACGCCGATCTGCCGTCGCGTCTCGGCACCATTTTCGAAGGCATCTCGACGCTGATCCGTCAGCATTCGCCGGATCAGTCGGCGATCGAAAAGGTGTTCGTCAACGTCAACCCGCAATCCACCTTGTTGCTCGGCCAGGCGCGTGGCGCGGCGATCTGCGGACTCGTGGCGGGCGGCGTGCCGGTCGCCGAATACACGGCGTTGCAGTTGAAGCAGGCCGTGGTGGGCTACGGCCGCGCGACCAAGGAGCAGATGCAGCAGATGGTGGTACGGTTGCTTAACCTCTCCGGCGTGCCCGGCACCGACGCCGCCGACGCCCTCGGCATGGCGATCTGCCACGCGCACGGCGGCACGACGCTTAGCACGCTAGGTGGCATTGCGCCGTCGCTTGCCAAGAAAGGCCTGCGAGTGCGGCGCGGACGGTTGGTGGGATAG
- a CDS encoding DUF3025 domain-containing protein yields MAPRLRLDSMQVQEAARVDFCLADIDWSKPWFAPFAARGARWQQGALTSYAALLAEMNADAGEMRQVTGRGQRLAFIAQDDLPPGAAYEAHIASTGCVPTRHNLHDFFNGSMWFAFPRIKAALNARQSAAIDVLGVGPTRGSIRDTLTLFDENAVLFASADPALSAALRGFDWQTLLVAHRDAWGARCEVRCFGHALLEKLIAPFKACTGHAWIVDVPSDYFGWSAAARDAWLDESVSTALLKTDALTSRLFAPLPVLGIPGWCAGNESPVFYDDTSVFRAGRRSR; encoded by the coding sequence TTGGCGCCTCGTCTGAGGTTGGATTCGATGCAGGTGCAAGAGGCGGCGCGCGTGGACTTCTGTCTCGCCGATATCGACTGGTCGAAGCCGTGGTTCGCGCCGTTCGCGGCACGCGGCGCGCGCTGGCAGCAGGGCGCGTTGACGAGCTACGCGGCCTTGCTTGCGGAAATGAATGCGGATGCCGGCGAAATGCGGCAGGTCACGGGGCGCGGTCAGCGCCTCGCGTTCATTGCGCAGGACGATCTGCCGCCGGGCGCGGCTTATGAGGCGCACATCGCGTCGACGGGTTGCGTGCCGACACGCCACAACCTGCACGACTTCTTCAACGGGTCGATGTGGTTTGCGTTTCCGCGTATCAAGGCGGCGCTGAACGCGCGGCAGTCGGCGGCGATCGACGTATTAGGCGTCGGCCCGACCCGCGGCAGCATACGCGACACGTTGACCTTGTTCGATGAAAACGCAGTGCTGTTCGCCAGTGCCGACCCGGCGTTGAGCGCGGCATTGCGCGGGTTCGACTGGCAGACGCTGCTGGTGGCTCACCGTGATGCATGGGGGGCGCGCTGCGAGGTGCGCTGCTTTGGCCACGCGCTGCTTGAAAAGCTGATTGCGCCGTTCAAGGCTTGCACGGGCCACGCGTGGATCGTCGACGTGCCATCCGACTACTTCGGCTGGAGCGCTGCGGCACGCGACGCCTGGCTCGACGAGTCTGTCAGCACGGCACTCCTGAAGACGGATGCTTTGACGAGCCGCCTGTTTGCGCCGCTGCCCGTGCTGGGGATTCCGGGTTGGTGCGCTGGGAACGAATCGCCGGTGTTTTACGACGACACGTCCGTCTTTCGCGCGGGGCGCCGTTCGCGCTAA
- a CDS encoding histidine phosphatase family protein, with protein sequence MTTQILFIRHGETDWNRIKRIQGHIDIPLATTGFAQAQRLARRIANEVKEGARFDAIYSSDLQRAQQTAQPIADALGLPLQLRESLRERSYGAFQGHDSDEIAVRFPDEYAHWQTRDPGFAPPEGESQRALYHRVLHAIEPLVAAHPGGRIACVAHGGVLDCVRRFASGLSLDAPRDYALLNTSVNVVDFADDATKATIVSWADVSHLDAPSADDSFKRVPETGTLSGEACIRLRSRPNPTGR encoded by the coding sequence ATGACCACGCAGATTCTGTTCATCCGCCACGGCGAGACCGATTGGAACCGCATCAAGCGCATTCAAGGTCACATCGACATTCCGCTCGCGACGACCGGCTTCGCGCAGGCGCAACGCCTTGCGCGCCGCATCGCGAATGAGGTGAAAGAGGGCGCGCGGTTCGACGCGATTTATTCGAGCGATCTGCAACGCGCACAGCAGACCGCGCAGCCGATCGCCGACGCACTTGGCTTGCCGTTGCAACTGCGTGAAAGTTTGCGCGAACGCTCGTACGGTGCATTCCAGGGGCATGACAGCGACGAGATTGCCGTTCGTTTCCCCGATGAATACGCGCACTGGCAAACCCGCGATCCGGGTTTCGCGCCGCCCGAAGGCGAGTCGCAGCGCGCGCTCTATCACCGCGTGTTGCATGCGATCGAGCCGCTGGTGGCCGCGCATCCGGGCGGGCGGATCGCCTGTGTCGCGCATGGTGGCGTGCTGGATTGCGTTCGGCGGTTTGCGTCCGGCTTGTCGCTCGATGCGCCGCGTGATTACGCGTTGTTGAACACGAGCGTCAACGTGGTGGATTTCGCCGACGACGCCACCAAGGCAACGATCGTTTCCTGGGCGGACGTGTCGCATCTCGATGCACCAAGCGCGGACGATAGCTTCAAGCGCGTGCCGGAAACCGGGACGTTAAGCGGCGAGGCTTGTATCCGACTCAGGTCGCGGCCGAATCCCACAGGCCGGTGA
- the purH gene encoding bifunctional phosphoribosylaminoimidazolecarboxamide formyltransferase/IMP cyclohydrolase: MIKQALISVSDKSGIVDFAKSLSDLGVKILSTGGTAKLLADAGLSVTEVADYTGFPEMLDGRVKTLHPKVHGGILARRDLPEHMAALEKHDIPTIDLLVVNLYPFVQTVSKEECSLEDAIENIDIGGPTMLRSAAKNHRDVTVVVDPADYAVVLDEMRANSNAVSYKTNFRLATKVFAHTAQYDGAITNYLTSLTDELQHASRNTYPATFNLAFDKAQDLRYGENPHQSAAFYRDLAVPAGALANYEQLQGKELSYNNIADSDAAWECVKTFDVPACVIVKHANPCGVAVGADANEAYAKAFQTDPTSAFGGIIAFNREVDEVAAQAVAKQFVEVLIAPSFSAAARQVFAAKQNVRLLEIALGEGHNAFDLKRVGGGLLVQSLDSKNVQPHELRVVTKRHPTPEEMDDLLFAWRVAKYVKSNAIVFCGNGMTLGVGAGQMSRVDSARIASIKAQNAGLTLNGSAVASDAFFPFRDGLDVVVAAGATCVIQPGGSMRDDEVIAAADEHNIAMVVTGVRHFRH, translated from the coding sequence ATGATCAAGCAAGCGCTCATCTCCGTTTCCGACAAGTCCGGCATCGTCGATTTCGCCAAGTCGCTGTCGGACCTCGGCGTCAAGATCCTGTCGACCGGCGGCACCGCGAAACTGCTCGCGGACGCGGGCCTCTCCGTCACCGAAGTCGCCGACTACACGGGCTTCCCGGAAATGCTGGACGGGCGCGTGAAAACGCTGCATCCGAAGGTGCACGGCGGCATTCTGGCGCGCCGCGATCTGCCGGAACACATGGCCGCGCTTGAAAAGCACGACATCCCGACGATCGACCTGCTGGTCGTGAATCTGTATCCGTTCGTGCAGACCGTGTCGAAAGAAGAGTGCTCGCTGGAAGACGCGATCGAGAACATCGACATCGGCGGCCCGACCATGCTGCGCTCGGCCGCGAAGAATCATCGCGACGTGACGGTGGTGGTCGATCCGGCCGATTACGCAGTGGTGCTGGACGAAATGCGCGCGAATAGCAACGCGGTGTCGTACAAGACGAACTTCCGCCTCGCCACCAAGGTGTTCGCCCACACCGCGCAGTACGACGGCGCGATCACGAACTACCTGACGAGCCTCACCGACGAATTGCAACACGCGTCGCGCAACACTTACCCGGCTACATTCAACCTCGCGTTCGACAAGGCGCAGGACCTGCGTTACGGCGAAAACCCGCATCAGAGCGCCGCGTTCTATCGCGACCTCGCCGTGCCGGCGGGCGCACTGGCGAACTACGAGCAGTTGCAGGGCAAGGAACTGTCGTACAACAACATCGCCGATTCCGACGCAGCGTGGGAATGCGTGAAGACGTTCGACGTGCCGGCCTGCGTGATCGTCAAGCACGCGAATCCGTGCGGCGTGGCAGTGGGCGCGGACGCGAACGAAGCGTATGCGAAGGCGTTCCAGACCGACCCGACCTCGGCGTTCGGCGGCATCATCGCGTTCAACCGTGAAGTGGACGAAGTTGCTGCGCAGGCGGTGGCCAAGCAGTTCGTCGAAGTGCTGATCGCTCCGTCGTTCAGCGCGGCGGCTCGCCAGGTGTTCGCGGCCAAACAGAACGTGCGCCTGCTGGAAATCGCTTTGGGCGAAGGCCATAACGCGTTCGATCTGAAGCGCGTCGGCGGCGGCCTGCTGGTGCAATCGCTCGATTCGAAGAACGTGCAGCCGCACGAATTGCGCGTGGTCACGAAGCGTCACCCGACGCCGGAGGAAATGGACGACCTGCTGTTCGCGTGGCGCGTCGCGAAGTACGTGAAGTCGAACGCGATCGTGTTCTGCGGCAACGGCATGACGCTCGGCGTCGGCGCGGGCCAGATGAGCCGCGTGGACTCGGCGCGGATTGCGAGCATCAAGGCGCAGAACGCTGGGTTGACGCTGAACGGTTCGGCGGTGGCGTCGGATGCCTTCTTCCCGTTCCGTGACGGTCTGGATGTGGTGGTTGCGGCAGGCGCGACCTGCGTGATTCAACCGGGCGGTTCGATGCGCGACGACGAAGTAATCGCCGCGGCTGACGAGCACAACATCGCGATGGTGGTGACCGGCGTGCGTCATTTCCGGCATTGA
- the rpsI gene encoding 30S ribosomal protein S9: MIGNWNYGTGRRKSAVARVFIKAGKGEIIVNGKPIADYFSRETSLMIVRQPLELTNHGVTFDIKVNVNGGGETGQAGAVRHGITRALMDYDATLKPELSKAGFVTRDAREVERKKVGFHKARRRKQFSKR, translated from the coding sequence ATGATCGGTAACTGGAATTACGGCACGGGCCGCCGCAAGAGCGCCGTCGCACGCGTCTTCATCAAGGCTGGCAAGGGCGAGATCATTGTAAACGGCAAGCCTATCGCCGATTACTTCTCGCGCGAAACGTCGCTGATGATCGTGCGTCAGCCGCTGGAACTCACGAACCACGGCGTTACGTTCGACATCAAAGTCAACGTGAACGGTGGCGGTGAAACGGGTCAAGCCGGTGCGGTTCGCCACGGCATCACCCGCGCGCTGATGGACTACGACGCAACGCTGAAGCCGGAACTGTCGAAGGCTGGCTTCGTGACGCGTGACGCTCGTGAAGTCGAACGTAAGAAGGTCGGCTTCCACAAGGCACGTCGCCGGAAGCAATTCTCGAAGCGTTAA